GTGCGCCTGGTACCACATGCCGTGCTGCCGCACCCGGCCAAGGACCACCGCCTGCTGGAGCGCATCGTGCGCGAAGCCTTCAACCAGCGCCGCAAAACCCTGCGCAATACCCTCAAGCTGCTGCTGAGCAGCGACGAAATCGCCGCCGCCGGTGTGGACGGCAGCCTGCGCCCTGAGCAACTCGACCTGGCTGCCTTTGTGCGCCTGGCCGACAAACTCAGCGAACAAGTCCTACAGAAGCCCGCCGCCGACTGACAGGCAACGTGCGTTATCGGGTAGGACACCAGCCTCCATGTCTGGTTTACTACCCGATAGTTGGCCTAGACTGACTCCTATTCAGCTACGCCCCGCGTCCCGCTTCGTTTTTAAGGCCTCTTGCATGTCCGATCCTCGTTATCAGGTCGACGTCAGCGTCGTCACCCGCTATCTGGCAGACCAATCGCAACCCGAGCAGAACCGCTTTGCCTTCGCCTATACCATCACCGTGCAAAACAATGGCGAACTGGCCGCCAAACTGCTGTCACGGCACTGGGTCATCACCGATGGTGACGGGCATGTCGAGGAGGTGCGTGGCGCCGGTGTCGTGGGCCTGCAGCCGCTGATCCAGTCCGGCGACAACCACACCTACAGCAGTGGCACGGTGATGACGACCAAGGTCGGCACCATGCAAGGTACCTATCAGATGATTGCCGATGACGGCAAACAGTTCGACGCCATCATCGCCCCCTTCCGCCTGGCCGTGCCCGGAGCCCTGCACTGATGGCCACCTACGCCGTCGGTGATCTGCAAGGTTGTCTGGAGCCGCTCAAATGCCTGCTCGAGCAGGTCGCGTTCGACCCTGCCCAGGATAAATTGTGGCTGGTGGGTGATCTGGTCAATCGTGGTCCGCAGTCGCTGGAAACCCTGCGCTTCCTGTATGGCATCCGTGATTCGCTGGTGTGCGTGCTCGGCAATCACGACCTGCACCTGCTGGCCGCCGGGCATGACATCGAGCGCCTGAAGAAATCCGATACCCTGCGCGAGATCCTCGAGGCGCCGGACCGGGCCGACCTGCTCGAATGGCTGCGCCAGCAAAAGCTCATGCACTATGACGAACAGCGCAACATGGCCCTGGTCCACGCGGGCATTCCTCCGCAGTGGTCGCTGCGCAAAGCCCTCAAGTGCGCTGCGGAAGTCGAAGAGGTCCTGCGCGACGACAACCGTCTGACCCCTTACCTGGACGGCATGTACGGCAACGAGCCGCTGAAGTGGGACAATGACCTCAAGGGCGTGACACGCCTGCGCGTGATCACCAACTACTTCACCCGCATGCGTTTTTGCACCGACGAAGGCAAACTCGACCTCAAAAGCAAGGAAGGCCTCGATACCGCCCCACCCGGTTACGCGCCCTGGTTTACCTACAAGGAGCGCAAGACCCGAGACGTGAAGATCATCTTCGGGCATTGGGCGGCACTGGAAGGCAACTGCAATCAGCCCGGCGTCTTCGCCCTCGACACAGGTTGCGTCTGGGGTGGGTCGATGACCCTGATGAACGTCGACACCCTCGAGCGCCTGCAATGCAAATGCGACGACCATGGCCATGCCATGCCGCCAGTCGCCCCTGTTTCCCCAATAACGGCAGCCGGCGTCCAGCGCTAGACTGCGCATTCAGCCGAGCCCCAGGAGCCCGCCATGAGCGAATTCAAACGCATCCCCCCAGAACAGGCCCAGGCCCTGCGCGAAAAAGGCGCGGTCGTGGTCGATGTCCGAGACCCGGCAACGTTTGCCGCACTGCACATCAGTGGCTCGAAGCATCTGGACAACCATTCCCTGCATGCCTTCATCCAGGGCGCCGACCTCGACGCCCCTACGGTGGTGGTCTGCTATCACGGCAACTCCAGCCAGGGCGCGGCGGCCTATCTGGTCGGCCAGGGTTTCTCGGATGTCTACAGCATGGATGGCGGTTTTGAGCTGTGGCGTACGACCTATCCGTCAGAAACGTCGCAAGGCAGTGGCGAATAATTTTTTTGTAACACGCAAGCCCCCGGCTCCCGCGGGCTTGCACGGCACCGGACGAACGGTCTGCCACAACTAATTACGTATCTCGCCTTTACCTCCCGAATTCCCAACTATCCTTAAGCGCAGGCCATCCAAAACAGGGGAGAGCCGGTACACCGGCGCGCGGATCATCGGGAGTAGCTTTCGCAGTCGTCATCTGCGAGGGATTTCTGGGGGGTAAACAGCGACCGCCTGTTCGGTTGCTGCCAGCATCGACTGAGTGATCCGGCGTCGGCTCCACGTATCGAGCGAGGTGACGTCATGAGTATCTTTAGCCACTTCCAACAACGCTTCGAGTCCACACGCCAGGAAGAACTCTCGCTGCAAGAGTACCTGGAGCTGTGCAAAAAGGACCGCAGTGCCTACGTTTCCGCCGCCGAGCGAATCTTGCTGGCCATCGGAGAACCGGAGCTGCTGGATACTTCCACCAACTCGCGGCTTTCGCGAATCTTCTCCAACAAGGTGATCCGTCGCTATCCGGCCTTTGAAGACTTCCATGGGATGGAAGAATGCATCGAGCAGATCGTGTCGTATTTCCGCCATGCCGCTCAGGGCCTGGAAGAGAAGAAACAGATTCTCTATCTGCTCGGCCCGGTGGGTGGCGGTAAATCGTCCCTGGCCGAGAAACTGAAGCAACTGATCGAAAAAGTGCCCTTCTATGCCATCAAGGGCTCACCAGTCTTCGAATCACCCCTGGGTCTGTTCAACGCCACCGAAGATGGCGCGATCCTCGAAGAAGACTTCGGCATTCCACGCCGCTACCTCAATACCATCATGTCGCCATGGGCGACCAAGCGCCTGGCCGAGTTCGGTGGCGACATCAGCCAGTTCCGAGTGGTGAAACTCTACCCGTCGATTCTCAACCAGATCGCCGTGGCCAAGACCGAACCGGGCGATGAGAACAACCAGGACATCTCGGCACTGGTGGGCAAGGTCGATATCCGCAAACTGGAAGAATTCCCGCAAAACGACGCCGACGCCTACAGCTACTCGGGCGCACTGTGCCGGGCCAACCAGGGCCTGATGGAATTCGTCGAAATGTTCAAGGCACCGATCAAGGTGCTGCACCCACTGCTGACAGCCACCCAGGAAGGCAACTACAACAGTACCGAAGGCCTGGGCGCGATTCCGTTTACCGGCATTCTGCTGGCCCACTCCAACGAATCGGAATGGCACACCTTCCGCAACAACAAGAACAACGAAGCGTTCATCGACCGGATCTACATCGTCAAAGTGCCGTACTGCCTGCGGGTCAGCGACGAAGTGAAGATCTACGACAAGCTGCTGTTCAACAGCTCCCTGGCCAAGGCTCATTGCGCACCCGACACCCTGAAGATGCTCGCCCAGTTCACCGTGCTCTCGCGCCTGAAGGAGCCGGAAAACTCGAACATCTATTCGAAAATGCGCGTGTATGACGGCGAAAACCTCAAGGACACCGATCCGAAGGCCAAGTCGATCCAGGAGTACCGCGACAGCGCCGGTGTGGATGAAGGCATGAACGGCCTGTCGACCCGCTTCGCATTCAAGATCCTGTCCAAGGTCTTCAACTTCGACCCGCACGAAATCGCCGCCAACCCGGTGCATCTGCTGTACGTACTGGAACAACAGATCGAACAGGAACAATTCCAGGCTGAAACCCGCGAGCGCTATCTGCGCTACCTCAAGGAGTACCTGGCACCGCGTTATATCGAATTCATCGGCAAGGAAATCCAGACCGCCTACCTCGAGTCTTACAGCGAGTACGGGCAGAACATCTTCGATCGCTACGTGCTGTACGCCGAC
This DNA window, taken from Pseudomonas sp. MYb118, encodes the following:
- the apaG gene encoding Co2+/Mg2+ efflux protein ApaG, producing MSDPRYQVDVSVVTRYLADQSQPEQNRFAFAYTITVQNNGELAAKLLSRHWVITDGDGHVEEVRGAGVVGLQPLIQSGDNHTYSSGTVMTTKVGTMQGTYQMIADDGKQFDAIIAPFRLAVPGALH
- a CDS encoding symmetrical bis(5'-nucleosyl)-tetraphosphatase gives rise to the protein MATYAVGDLQGCLEPLKCLLEQVAFDPAQDKLWLVGDLVNRGPQSLETLRFLYGIRDSLVCVLGNHDLHLLAAGHDIERLKKSDTLREILEAPDRADLLEWLRQQKLMHYDEQRNMALVHAGIPPQWSLRKALKCAAEVEEVLRDDNRLTPYLDGMYGNEPLKWDNDLKGVTRLRVITNYFTRMRFCTDEGKLDLKSKEGLDTAPPGYAPWFTYKERKTRDVKIIFGHWAALEGNCNQPGVFALDTGCVWGGSMTLMNVDTLERLQCKCDDHGHAMPPVAPVSPITAAGVQR
- the glpE gene encoding thiosulfate sulfurtransferase GlpE, producing the protein MSEFKRIPPEQAQALREKGAVVVDVRDPATFAALHISGSKHLDNHSLHAFIQGADLDAPTVVVCYHGNSSQGAAAYLVGQGFSDVYSMDGGFELWRTTYPSETSQGSGE
- a CDS encoding PrkA family serine protein kinase; its protein translation is MSIFSHFQQRFESTRQEELSLQEYLELCKKDRSAYVSAAERILLAIGEPELLDTSTNSRLSRIFSNKVIRRYPAFEDFHGMEECIEQIVSYFRHAAQGLEEKKQILYLLGPVGGGKSSLAEKLKQLIEKVPFYAIKGSPVFESPLGLFNATEDGAILEEDFGIPRRYLNTIMSPWATKRLAEFGGDISQFRVVKLYPSILNQIAVAKTEPGDENNQDISALVGKVDIRKLEEFPQNDADAYSYSGALCRANQGLMEFVEMFKAPIKVLHPLLTATQEGNYNSTEGLGAIPFTGILLAHSNESEWHTFRNNKNNEAFIDRIYIVKVPYCLRVSDEVKIYDKLLFNSSLAKAHCAPDTLKMLAQFTVLSRLKEPENSNIYSKMRVYDGENLKDTDPKAKSIQEYRDSAGVDEGMNGLSTRFAFKILSKVFNFDPHEIAANPVHLLYVLEQQIEQEQFQAETRERYLRYLKEYLAPRYIEFIGKEIQTAYLESYSEYGQNIFDRYVLYADFWIQDQEYRDPETGEILNRVALNEELEKIEKPAGISNPKDFRNEIVNFVLRARANNNGKNPTWLSYEKLRVVIEKKMFSNTEDLLPVISFNAKASKEDQQKHNDFVTRMVERGYTDKQVRLLSEWYLRVRKSQ